In Gossypium hirsutum isolate 1008001.06 chromosome A10, Gossypium_hirsutum_v2.1, whole genome shotgun sequence, the DNA window ATGAAGATGGTGTTTGTTATGTGGAAACCATGAACCTTGATGGAGAAACGAATCTGAAGATCAAAAGATGCTTGGAAGCCAGTCTTTGTTTGAATGAGGATGAAGAATTCAGTAAATTTAAGGCCACTGTTCACTGTGAGGATCCGAATCCGAACCTTTACACCTTTGTTGGGAACATAGAGTTCGAGAAGGAATCGTATCCTTTGAGCCCTTCTCAATTGCTTTTACGAGATTCGAAACTCAGAAACACTGATTACATTTATGGAGTAGTGATCTTCAGTGGACATGATACAAAAGCAGTACGGAACTCGACAAGGTCGCCATCTAAACGTAGCTGGATAGAGAGGAAAATGGATCATATTATCTACATTCTTTTCTCAATGCTTGTTTTGGTTTCCTTGGTTTCCTCCTTTGGATCTTTATTGTACTTGAGGCAGGACATGGTTGATTGGTGGTACCTTCAATTGCCAGATGATAATAAAGTCAATGACCTTGATGATTCGAACTCTGAAAAATATGATGATCGCTTCTTCAATCCATCAAAGCCGGTACAATCAGCTGGTTTACAGTTCATACGGGCCCTTATATTGTATGGCTACTTAATCCCGATTTCTTTATACGTCTCCATTGAAGTTGTTAAAGTTTTACAAACAATGCTTATCAATAAAGACATAGAACTGTATGATGATGTAACATGCAAGTCAGTTCAAGCTCGGACTTCGAATTTAAACGAAGAACTTGGCCAGGTAGAAATGATACTCTCAGATAAAACTGGGACTCTGACATGTAATCAGATGGAGTTCAGGAAATGCTCAATTGCTGGATTGTCATATGGGGGTGATATAACTGAGGTTGACCTTGCTGCATCAATGAGAATGAATACTGATTTTGAACCATTCGAGTTCAGTATTGATGAGACCGATGGAGCAACCCGAAGCTTTGAACCATTTGACTTCTCGGTATCAAGTTTTAGTGCTCAAAATGGGAATGCAAGACTTACACAAACTGAGGGACCTGTTATCAAAGGTTTCAACTTTAGAGATGACAGGCTTACGAACAAGAATTGGATCCATGGATCCAACTTATTCGTCATTACAATGTTCTTTAGAGTCATGGCTTTGTGTCATACAGGCATACCTCTCGAAGATGATAATCATAAGACGGATAAGCTAAGTTATGAAGCAGAATCACCAGAAGAAGTATCTTTCCTTATCGCCTCACAAGAGTTCGGTTTCCAATTTTGTAGAAGAACTCAATCATTGATGGTTCTTAAGGAGTTCGATCCTTCCTCTATGAAGGAAGTTGAGAGGTAACTTCTTGTTTTTCACAAAATTTACTTTGTTTCTAATAGTTTCCTTTCAATTTAATGCCTAAATATGATATATCAAGGTCATCTTCAGGGAATACAAGCTGCTAAATCTGTTGGAATTCAGCAGTTCGCGTAAGAGGATGTCGGTTATAGTCAGCAATGAAGATGGCCAAATTTTTCTACTTTGCAAAGGTGCAGACAGGTATATCTAACACCTTGGATTACTTCAAATGCCGattgattcaatttcatataataaGAATTGAAATGTAATCCATTATTTATAACTTGGGACTAGTCCATTGAAACCACCTTATCACTTATGTCATGTGTTTCAATTGGTCTTGATTTTCAGCATAATCTTCGATAGACTAGCTGATAACGGGAAGGCATATGAGCAAGCAACCACTATGCATCTTTCAAGTTACGCTGAAGATGGTCTTCGCACCCTAGCTTTCGCCTTCAGGACGATTGAGGCAGCTGAGTACGAAAGTTGGAACACAATATTTACACAAGCCAAAGCTACCATTGGTCCTGAAAGAGAAGAACTACTAGAGCAAGCATCCGAAATGATAGAAAAGGACTTAATCTTATTAGGTGTTGTAGCTGTTGAAGACAAGTTACAAAAAGGGGTCAGTCAGTTATCTCCCTCTTTTGTCACTTTCTATGTGTTTTCTCTGGTTTTGTTCAATAGCAACGATACATATTCAGACATGTTCAAGCAAAtgtcaaaagttttcaaaaaaaaagcagCCCTGGGTGTCCTTGCTTGTTGCATTTACTACTTGATCTAACAAGCATATGATTCCAACATTAGTTTCCTGCAATCAACTGCTTATTCTACTTGATCTAACAGGTTCCAGAGTGCATAGATAAACTTGCCCAAGCAGGGTTGAAAATATGGCTGCTCACTGGTGACAAGAGGGAGACTGCCATAAATATAGGGTGAGGCTTATATCACAGTTCCATATctttgtgtgtgtgtatatatcgCAGTTCCATATATAATTGCTATTGTATTACCCCATTTGGCAGATTTGCTTGTAGCTTACTCCGTCAAGATATGAAGCAATTCCATTTGAGTTTGAGCAGAGATGCTGAGTCTAATAACCAAGTAAAGGTAAAAGTTAACTTGAAAAGGGCATTATGTTTGTCATATGCTTGGTAATAACAGTGACTCCTTTTTCTAGCTTTTCAGGATATGAAAGAAGACATTTTGCAACAAATTGAAAGTTCATACAAAATGGTCTgtgaagaaagaaacaaagaggCTCCATTTGGTCTAGTTATAGATGGAAAAGCTCTTGAAATTGCTTTGAGAGGGGACGTAAAGAATGAGTTCTTGCAATTGGCTGTTAACTGTGCTTCTGTCATATGCTGTCGAGTGTCCCCAAAACAGAAAGCTCTGGTATAGCATTTTGTCTTTGTTTCCTGTCACTCCTTCAATGATACATGGAAGCTGAGCAAATTCAATTTTCAACATCATATGATATTGATTTGTGTGGCAATTACAGATCACTAGATTAGTAAAGCAATATACTGGCAAAACAACTCTTGCAATTGGGGATGGGGCAAATGATGTTGGTATGATTCAAGAAGCTGATATTGGAGTCGGGATCAGTGGTATGGAAGGAATGCAGGTAATTTTTCATTACTTTCATTTAGATCAATGGTGGCAAGGGATCTTTAGGCTTCTGCATTGACTCTTAGTTCTATATACTTGTCGTACATCAAGCTAAAAGTAGTTTTTTCATGGATGATCACTTGCAGGCAGTCATGGCCAGTGACTTATCGCTACCACAATTCCGATTCTTGGAGAGATTGCTTATTGTTCATGGCCATTGGTGTTATCAGAGAATATCAAAGATGGTACatctttaatttatatttaaaaaaatttcatgtatatacatgcatatatacatacatacattcaaGACCTTAATTACTGGTGAAATGGTTGTAGGTTCTGTATTTTGTCTACAAGAATGTTGCTTTTGGCCTCACTCTATTCTACTATGAATTATACACAAGTTTCTCTGGAGAAGTCTTGTATGATGATTGGTATATGACAATGTTCAATGTGATGTTGACATCCTTGCCTGTCATAGCATTAGGAGTCCTTGAGCAAGATGTTTCATCGGACATATGCTTGCAGGTAATGTTTAACTAAAAACGAACACATAAAGCTTCCATCTTCGAAACATTTACACAAATTTTCTCTGGTTCTTATGAAATGAAGCAGTTTCCAGCACTTTATCAACAAGGGCCAAGGAACGTACACTTCAGCTGGAGCCGCATTATCGGGTGGATATTAAATGGCGTGGTTAGTTCTCTAGTCATCTTCCTGGCAAACATTTACATACTCTCCCCAACAGCAATGCGAGAAAATGGATTCGTAGCGGATATCGATTCTCTAGGTGCTATAACATACACCTGCATAATATGGACTGTCAATTGTCAAATTGCCCTAATCACCAGCCATTTCACTTGGATCCAACATCTCTCTATATGGGGAAGCATCCTGTTATGGTACATTTTCTTGCTAGTCTATGGTGCATTGCCTCCAAATTTCTCAGGAAATGCATTCCAAGTGTTGGTCGAAGGCATCGGATCGGCACCCTTGTACTGGATGATCACGGTGCTCGTGGTCGTCGTGTCTCTGCTACCATACTTCATACACATCGTGATCCAAAGATCATATTTTCCCATGGATGATCATATCATCCAAGAAATGGAGCAGTGCTACAAGAAATATGATGTGAGAGATAATGAAATGTGGGTAAGAGAACAAAGGAACTCCCAGAGGTCTACTCGCATTGGGTTTTCAGCAAGAGTTGATGCAAAAATTTTGTCATTCAACCAACAGTTGCAACAAAAGAAATTGTCAATTTATAGAAGTGTGACAAATAGCCCCATATATAGATCAATAACTGCCAGTCCCTTTTCCTAATACTCTACTTCTTCCTCATTCTTTAATTTCATTCAGATATTGTACATTAGGAAATTGCTTATGTTATTCAAACTATTCTACTTGTACTCGATGCATCTTTGAATATGCGTACAAGAGCATCGGTGAAAGTTAGAATTTTGTGTTAAGAgtcgaaataaaattaaaattttttgaagagcCAAAAGCCCAAACACACAGAATACCCTTTCTGTTAGCAtcaataattaaaacccaaaaaaccTTAAACCGTTCCATTTAGACTCTGCAGAGGTTTTGAAGTTCTACAAAAAGCAAAAGCCATTGCCGAGCTTTTGCAAAAATACATGAAATATTTGTTAAAGAAACCGTTCCATTTATATGAGTAAGAAGAAGAAATTTTAGGAAATAATAGCATTGAAGATATCAGTTGGCTTTGTTCCCTTTCTGAATCCGAGCTTGtaagttatttttttttctctgtcTAAATGAAAATCGGTAAAGAAGTTGAgcatttaattgaaataaaatttgaacccTATTTGCAGGATTTTCTGATTAGCTTAAAGAAGCTTGCCGTGAAACGTGCTATTGCAATTGGACATGTTCAACTACccaataaatttgatttgatggtGCTTCAAGCCCCTGGTATTTTTACCCTTACATTTGTTTTTACTTGTTAATTTGATAGTTTGCTTTGATGGGTTGCCCTTGCATTTTTGGTTCTTTCAATGCTGTTTTGGGAAGTTTGGATTTTAAATTAGTATGGCACCCCTGGGCTGCTTCTGTGCTTATGTAATGCAAGCTTACTTGTAAAAGATTGTGGCTTTGACTCATTCCTTGTACTCTCTTCGTAGTTTCTTAAAGTGTGTTGAAATACTAATGACCACTAACGTAAATACTTTGAGAAATATTTGACCACCTTTGCACTTGCATATTGCATTCGATTTCGGTGACATTATTTAGTTATCTTTTTCTCTGTGTGCGTGTGAGTGAGTGTTTTGATGTTCTAATTCTAAAGGAAACTGCAGTAGCTAACTAGGTGATTCTGTAATGACATACTCAGTATGCCTTTTGACCTGCCTCTTAAGAAGTCATTCCGGACCAAGAATGTTCGTGATGGTGATGTGGGTCTTATaattcttcctttcttttgtttccatttctatACCTTATCCTTTTGTTATGAAGGTCTAACCAAAGTTAATTTATGGAACCCCTCAtgggaaaaaaatagaaagatgatGCATTCAGCTCTATGTTTTATTCTTGCTACTGTTATTGGTGAATATTCATTTGTCTAGTTGGTTGGTTCATTTTATCCATTAATTTTTGCTTTGCTTGGTATCTCTGGCTGAGAAGTGTCTCTTATGGCCTTGTGTTTGACTTGCTTGGGACTTGCACAACATAAGTGCAATCAAAGAGTAGTTGGGATTCTAGAAGCCCTATGTGGCCTAAGTTTTGTTCAGTTTACTTGCATAATGTTCATAAACTAGAAATAGCTTAGGCTTGCCTTGTCACCTATAGAGTAAGAAAGATACTGAACATAGAACATCACTCTTACATTGTATTCAAAGTTCTCTGTTTGGTTCTCACGATATTTCAGTTTCTCATGTTCTTTGTTATGACTCGGTTCAATCTAGACTTCAGTTTTTGCTTGTTATTCCCTTATATGTATAGTTGATCTTGGTTGTTAAATTCTATATATGGGATAACCATTGTCTTGTGACCTTTTTATAGGCTTTATTTTGATGGAATGTCTCAAAGAAAAGGTTAAGGACCTTTCCCTTATTCCCAGCTTGGTAAATTCTGCTGCATTTCTTGATTATCTGATTTATTAAAATGTAAGCTCGAGCCTGTGATGAGCATTGAAGAGCTAAAGAATCACATTGCATTTAAAGCAAGAAAGCAATTTTACAGAAGGTATGTTTGAAACTATCAGTTTGAATTTATATATAGATTTCCTAGTTAAGAATGCATCCATGATTCTCGTACCAACAATCATCATTGTGTTCACTTTGGTCGGTTAGTATTTGCCTTCAAcaatcagaaaaagaaaaaagaaaataaaacaatttgtGGAAAGCTATTCTAGACTAGGAATTAGATTCTTATTTTAGCTCACTCCTGGGACTTGGTTGTTTTCAATACcgaaaattttcaatatcatgaaTGTAGGAGTTAGTCTCACATTTCCTTCATTTAGAAATCTAGTAGGATTAAGTCTTATGGTCAGTTTTTATTTCATTGAATTTCAATCTTGTTAATGTTGAAGAAACAATACATGTCATTACTGATGAGATTAATCATTAATAGATGACCATAATTTCTTGTTGGTTGCTGCTGTCAGTGTGTGAAACAAGAACAATCTTGAAACAGTAGCATGTAAATGTCACCATCTTCATTCATAGACTATTGTAGTTCTATCCCATTTGGAAAAAAAACTTCAATATGATGTGAAGTGTTTATAGAACTAAATCGTTGAGTTGAAATGATCGTAGCTCGACCTTTTATCGTTctatggtttttttattttttattttttgcaaaaaCAAATCATGTTGGTAAAgttatttttaatagtaaaaagggATTGGTTTTGGGAGAATCCACTTCCTATGGTATTATGTTAGATCATGAAAATTGTGCAGCAATGTTAGTACATATACAATGAAAATCCAAAAATGTGGGGGTGAATATGATCATGGGATTCCTTTTGCATCAGTCAGAGCAAGGCAAGAAAGATTGAGGAGGCCCTTCATGTTCTTAGTCTTTTTTACAATAAAGGGTCTTCTAAGAGATATTGCTTCATCAAAATTCCTAATAAAGTATACAACTTTGATGGAATTATGGCCCTTGACCATTTCGTACGTaccactatttttttaaaaattatttttaaatccaATTTGTCTTGTAACCAACAGAATAAAGTCAAAAAGGATGATGCACTAAACGGTGCTGGAAAACTCTTATGAACGTCGGtgttttttttaaggttaaattatgttattagtgTTTGCATTATGTGTAAATTGTTAACTCGATtctgaattttaatttgatcctttttaattcatttatattttgaattttaaaatctcagTCTTGGCTAAACGAttgttgttaaattcattaggttAAGTTtagttattttcaaaattttatgcgACAAACATAGTATGACATGTGTAATGCCATGTCAGcttgttatttttacatattatgcACAAGAAAGTTTATAGACTTAATGTCAAAActgaaaattctaaatttgaaaagtatagggactaaaaaagattaaattagaaAACTTTgactaaatttacaattttacccataGTATAaaactaatagcagaatttagccgacatatttaaaaaatatatattaagacaaaatttgacaaattcaaaaagtacaaagaactaaaattgatcaaaataaaacataaaaactcTTAATCAGTGGTCAAGGGTTCGATCCTCGACTTGAGTATGGAGCAACTTTAAAACTCGTGATCAGTATTTATAATGAGTCTACAAAATACGGAAGATTAGTTACTAAGCTTGCTCGGTAAAtacctttaaaaattaaaaaaaaacataaaaactaactaacttaaacataattttttaaaccaATAGatgaattttataatataaaaatttgatagtttttcaaaaatatcattcaataaaattaccaTTGGATATTAATATCCGCAACATTTTAGTATTTTCAAACTGCCACATTTTTgtaagaagaggaaaaaagaaggaaaattcaAGTCTTCACATCCTTCCATGCTTTGCTTTGGATTGAAATgtcaaaagagaaaaaagagcataataataatattatcattAAAGTTATAGTTCAGAGAGACTAATTA includes these proteins:
- the LOC107895748 gene encoding probable phospholipid-transporting ATPase 5, whose amino-acid sequence is MAAASSRKRKGKIRWSKLYSFAACFRPLTSEERPAARELIGRPGFSRVVFCNEPHLHKRKPYKYPYNYISTTKYNVLTFLPRALFEQFRRVANFYFLLAAIFSLFSLAPFSRASLIAPLVFVVGISMLKEAVEDWHRFLQDLDVNNRTVKTHISNGVFVDKLWKELRVGDVVKVNKGEYFPSDLLLLSSSYEDGVCYVETMNLDGETNLKIKRCLEASLCLNEDEEFSKFKATVHCEDPNPNLYTFVGNIEFEKESYPLSPSQLLLRDSKLRNTDYIYGVVIFSGHDTKAVRNSTRSPSKRSWIERKMDHIIYILFSMLVLVSLVSSFGSLLYLRQDMVDWWYLQLPDDNKVNDLDDSNSEKYDDRFFNPSKPVQSAGLQFIRALILYGYLIPISLYVSIEVVKVLQTMLINKDIELYDDVTCKSVQARTSNLNEELGQVEMILSDKTGTLTCNQMEFRKCSIAGLSYGGDITEVDLAASMRMNTDFEPFEFSIDETDGATRSFEPFDFSVSSFSAQNGNARLTQTEGPVIKGFNFRDDRLTNKNWIHGSNLFVITMFFRVMALCHTGIPLEDDNHKTDKLSYEAESPEEVSFLIASQEFGFQFCRRTQSLMVLKEFDPSSMKEVEREYKLLNLLEFSSSRKRMSVIVSNEDGQIFLLCKGADSIIFDRLADNGKAYEQATTMHLSSYAEDGLRTLAFAFRTIEAAEYESWNTIFTQAKATIGPEREELLEQASEMIEKDLILLGVVAVEDKLQKGVPECIDKLAQAGLKIWLLTGDKRETAINIGFACSLLRQDMKQFHLSLSRDAESNNQVKDMKEDILQQIESSYKMVCEERNKEAPFGLVIDGKALEIALRGDVKNEFLQLAVNCASVICCRVSPKQKALITRLVKQYTGKTTLAIGDGANDVGMIQEADIGVGISGMEGMQAVMASDLSLPQFRFLERLLIVHGHWCYQRISKMVLYFVYKNVAFGLTLFYYELYTSFSGEVLYDDWYMTMFNVMLTSLPVIALGVLEQDVSSDICLQFPALYQQGPRNVHFSWSRIIGWILNGVVSSLVIFLANIYILSPTAMRENGFVADIDSLGAITYTCIIWTVNCQIALITSHFTWIQHLSIWGSILLWYIFLLVYGALPPNFSGNAFQVLVEGIGSAPLYWMITVLVVVVSLLPYFIHIVIQRSYFPMDDHIIQEMEQCYKKYDVRDNEMWVREQRNSQRSTRIGFSARVDAKILSFNQQLQQKKLSIYRSVTNSPIYRSITASPFS